In a genomic window of Scyliorhinus torazame isolate Kashiwa2021f chromosome 5, sScyTor2.1, whole genome shotgun sequence:
- the LOC140419513 gene encoding uncharacterized protein, protein MEKPWKCGDCWKGFSYPSELEMHRRSHTGERPFTCSTCGKGFTQSSSLLTHQYVHTDQTPFKCFDCEKKFKSKKYLLRHQHIHSEEKPFTCSLCGKGFTATSNLQTHQRVHTDKRPFKCPDCGKCFKTSGEVTCHQRVHTDERPFRCSHCGTGFRRSSELTVHQRIHTGERPFTGSVCGKGFIQSYHLLKHQQIHSDMKAFKCFDCEQSFRSSNGLVMHQRIHTGERPFTCFVCGKGFTQSSNLLKHQQIHSDIKAFKCFACEQSFRSSNELMIHQRVHAGEKSFTCPECGNGFTDLQLMLKHQRLHESLQELDSAVFAAVNQIQD, encoded by the coding sequence atggagaaaccgtggaaatgtggggactgttggaagggattcagctacccttctgaactggaaatgcaccgacgcagtcacactggggagagaccattcacctgctccacctgtgggaagggattcactcagtcatccagcctgctgacacaccagtatgttcacactgatcagacacctttcaaatgttttgactgtgagaagaaatttaaaaGCAAAAAGTATCTCTTgagacaccaacacattcacagtgaggagaagccattcacctgctccttgtgtggaaagggattcactgctacatcaaacctgcagacacaccagcgagttcacactgataaaagaccttttaaatgtccagactgtgggaagtgctttaaaacttccggggaagtgacctgtcatcaacgtgttcacactgacgagagaccattcaggtgctctcactgtgggactggcttcaggcgatcatctgaacttactgtacatcagagaattcacactggggagagaccgtttaccggctctgtgtgtgggaagggattcattcagtcttatcacctactgaaacaccaacaaattcactctgatatGAAAGCTTTTAAATGTTTTGACTGTGAGCAGAGCTTTCGAAGCAGCAATGGTCTTGTGatgcatcagcgaattcacactggggagagaccgttcacctgctttgtgtgtgggaagggattcactcagtcatccaacctgctgaaacaccaacaaattcactctgatataaaagcttttaaatgttttgcctgtgagcagagctttagaagcagcaatgagctgatgattcaccagcgagttcacgctggagagaaatcgttcacctgccccgagtgcgggaatggattcactgacttacaacttatgctgaaacaccagcgacttcatgagtCTCTCCAGgaattggattctgctgtttttgctgctgtcaatcagatccaggactga